In a single window of the Alosa sapidissima isolate fAloSap1 chromosome 18, fAloSap1.pri, whole genome shotgun sequence genome:
- the si:dkey-9k7.3 gene encoding circularly permutated Ras protein 1 isoform X2 — MEFACSHVVCNWTSGTMVTGLSSTLPGTTRDASIPVPLPRTRSINDHDYDNRISVIPRPAQALAPPPVPPRLFDAPAPKQPHATPDPPRVPPPVPPRGVEGSGESPIKANVNVLLLNVGQLVDISKASGIQSNQKPVYCHACKAVMSTVSSLQGRQNINVWCCEFCGTENPLSGPGNKLSRQPQLQRPCPGRDVMYVHEELDADYENLEDMLVVFCVDVSGSMSVTSETSPGNAMRSPTYVSRLQGVQDALHKALSSLLQKSPRRRVALVTFNNEVTVYGDGTGVPLTIRDWALLDYDHLREQGETFSTPHCIAESLLFLTKRVKELREGGATALGPAALLSVAMAAQYPGSKVIICTDGCANIGLGQLEQEQGHSAAPSPYFYTQLANYATEKGVIVSVMTFEGEDCRLAEVGRLADLTGGRINIVNIGTVATEIQSALADNVMATGVMATLLAPDGVYFPFEDDDAHKLVREIGNVTEGLEITFQFAVKPDKVESFQRRDRIPFQLQLDFRTRDLQRVTRVITQQRRVTTSSWVWAGSLNMGVLGVHCAQLCARLTMEGRVLEAQNQLRAQQDLLKDISQQKPSPREESVYGNWISTMSMICEDLTDNKPQELSDEAAKVVYQMKRAKSVRSLKKPEARKS; from the exons ATGGAGTTTGCCTGTAGTCATGTTGTGTGCAACTGGACGTCTGGTACTATGGTAACAG GTCTTTCTTCCACATTGCCTGGCACTACACGTGACGCCAGCATCCCTGTTCCTCTCCCGAGAACACGCTCCATCAACGACCATGACTACGACAACCGTATCTCGGTCATTCCAAGACCAG CGCAGGCCTTGGCACCCCCACCTGTGCCCCCTCGCCTGTTTGATGCTCCAGCACCAAAACAGCCGCATGCCACCCCAGACCCGCCCCGAGTGCCCCCCCCAGTGCCCCCTCGAG GCGTAGAGGGGAGTGGGGAGAGCCCCATTAAAGCCAATGTCAATGTGCTTTTACTCAACGTGGGGCAACTAGTAGACATCAGTAAAG CAAGTGGTATCCAGAGCAACCAAAAGCCAGTGTACTGCCACGCATGTAAAGCTGTCATGTCAACAGTTAGCTCCTTGCAAGGCCGACAGAATATAAAT GTGTGGTGCTGTGAGTTCTGTGGGACAGAGAACCCACTCTCAGGCCCTGGGAACAAGCTCAGTCGCCAACCCCAGCTCCAGCGTCCCTGTCCTGGTCGGGACGTTATGTACGTGCACGAAGAACTGGATGCAGATTATGAGAACCTGGAGGACATGCTAGTGGTGTTCTGCGTGGATGTTTCTGGAAGCATGAGCGTCACCTCAGAG ACCTCACCTGGAAATGCCATGAGGTCTCCTACATATGTATCACGACTACAG GGTGTTCAGGATGCCCTTCATAAGGCTTTATCGTCCCTGCTCCAGAAATCTCCACGTCGGAGAGTTGCTCTGGTTACATTTAACAATGAG GTGACTGTGTACGGCGATGGTACAGGTGTTCCACTCACGATAAGAGACTGGGCACTTCTGGACTATGACCATCTACGGGAACAAGGAGAGACATTCTCTACCCCACACTGCATCGCCGAGAGCCTCCTGTTCCTCACCAAGAGGGTGAAAGA ACTGAGAGAGGGTGGAGCCACGGCGCTGGGCCCTGCTGCCCTTCTCTCTGTAGCAATGGCCGCACAGTACCCTGGGTCAAAG GTGATTATCTGTACAGACGGATGCGCTAACATTGGGTTAGGTCAGCTGGAGCAAGAGCAAGGCCATAGCGCAGCCCCTTCACCCTACTTCTACACCCAGCTAGCAAACTATGCCACTGAAAAGGG GGTGATTGTATCAGTGATGACATTTGAAGGCGAGGATTGCCGCCTTGCAGAGGTGGGCAGGCTGGCAGATCTGACCGGGGGAAGG ATCAACATTGTCAACATTGGCACTGTGGCTACAGAAATTCAGTCTGCTTTAGCAGACAATGTCATGGCAACTGGGGTCATGGCAACACTATTGGCACCTGATGGCGT GTATTTCCCCTTTGAAGATGATGATGCGCACAAACTGGTGAGAGAGATTGGAAATGTGACTGAAGGCTTAGAGATCACATTCCAGTTTGCTGTGAAACCGGACAAAGTGGAAA GTTTTCAGAGGAGGGACAGGATTCCCTTCCAGCTGCAGCTGGACTTCAGGACTCGCGACCTGCAGAGGGTCACCCGAGTCATCACTCAGCAGAGACGGGTGACGACCAGCAG CTGGGTGTGGGCGGGCAGTCTGAACATGGGCGTGCTCGGAGTTCACTGTGCACAGCTGTGTGCCAGACTCACTATGGAGGGAAGAGTGCTGGAGGCTCAGAATCAACTGCGCGCCCAGCAGGACTTGCTCAAAGACAtcag TCAGCAGAAGCCGAGTCctagagaggagagtgtgtatgGCAACTGGATCAGCACCATGAGCATGATCTGTGAGGACCTCACAGACAACAAG CCTCAGGAGCTCTCAGACGAAGCTGCTAAAGTGGTTTATCAAATGAAGAGGGCGAAAAGTGTCAGAAGTctaaagaaaccagaagcaAGGAAGAGCTGA
- the si:dkey-9k7.3 gene encoding circularly permutated Ras protein 1 isoform X1: protein MEFACSHVVCNWTSGTMVTGLSSTLPGTTRDASIPVPLPRTRSINDHDYDNRISVIPRPAQALAPPPVPPRLFDAPAPKQPHATPDPPRVPPPVPPRGVEGSGESPIKANVNVLLLNVGQLVDISKASGIQSNQKPVYCHACKAVMSTVSSLQGRQNINVWCCEFCGTENPLSGPGNKLSRQPQLQRPCPGRDVMYVHEELDADYENLEDMLVVFCVDVSGSMSVTSETSPGNAMRSPTYVSRLQGVQDALHKALSSLLQKSPRRRVALVTFNNEVTVYGDGTGVPLTIRDWALLDYDHLREQGETFSTPHCIAESLLFLTKRVKELREGGATALGPAALLSVAMAAQYPGSKVIICTDGCANIGLGQLEQEQGHSAAPSPYFYTQLANYATEKGVIVSVMTFEGEDCRLAEVGRLADLTGGRINIVNIGTVATEIQSALADNVMATGVMATLLAPDGVYFPFEDDDAHKLVREIGNVTEGLEITFQFAVKPDKVESFQRRDRIPFQLQLDFRTRDLQRVTRVITQQRRVTTSSWVWAGSLNMGVLGVHCAQLCARLTMEGRVLEAQNQLRAQQDLLKDISQQKPSPREESVYGNWISTMSMICEDLTDNKESRETKADHVLPSSPVTPQELSDEAAKVVYQMKRAKSVRSLKKPEARKS, encoded by the exons ATGGAGTTTGCCTGTAGTCATGTTGTGTGCAACTGGACGTCTGGTACTATGGTAACAG GTCTTTCTTCCACATTGCCTGGCACTACACGTGACGCCAGCATCCCTGTTCCTCTCCCGAGAACACGCTCCATCAACGACCATGACTACGACAACCGTATCTCGGTCATTCCAAGACCAG CGCAGGCCTTGGCACCCCCACCTGTGCCCCCTCGCCTGTTTGATGCTCCAGCACCAAAACAGCCGCATGCCACCCCAGACCCGCCCCGAGTGCCCCCCCCAGTGCCCCCTCGAG GCGTAGAGGGGAGTGGGGAGAGCCCCATTAAAGCCAATGTCAATGTGCTTTTACTCAACGTGGGGCAACTAGTAGACATCAGTAAAG CAAGTGGTATCCAGAGCAACCAAAAGCCAGTGTACTGCCACGCATGTAAAGCTGTCATGTCAACAGTTAGCTCCTTGCAAGGCCGACAGAATATAAAT GTGTGGTGCTGTGAGTTCTGTGGGACAGAGAACCCACTCTCAGGCCCTGGGAACAAGCTCAGTCGCCAACCCCAGCTCCAGCGTCCCTGTCCTGGTCGGGACGTTATGTACGTGCACGAAGAACTGGATGCAGATTATGAGAACCTGGAGGACATGCTAGTGGTGTTCTGCGTGGATGTTTCTGGAAGCATGAGCGTCACCTCAGAG ACCTCACCTGGAAATGCCATGAGGTCTCCTACATATGTATCACGACTACAG GGTGTTCAGGATGCCCTTCATAAGGCTTTATCGTCCCTGCTCCAGAAATCTCCACGTCGGAGAGTTGCTCTGGTTACATTTAACAATGAG GTGACTGTGTACGGCGATGGTACAGGTGTTCCACTCACGATAAGAGACTGGGCACTTCTGGACTATGACCATCTACGGGAACAAGGAGAGACATTCTCTACCCCACACTGCATCGCCGAGAGCCTCCTGTTCCTCACCAAGAGGGTGAAAGA ACTGAGAGAGGGTGGAGCCACGGCGCTGGGCCCTGCTGCCCTTCTCTCTGTAGCAATGGCCGCACAGTACCCTGGGTCAAAG GTGATTATCTGTACAGACGGATGCGCTAACATTGGGTTAGGTCAGCTGGAGCAAGAGCAAGGCCATAGCGCAGCCCCTTCACCCTACTTCTACACCCAGCTAGCAAACTATGCCACTGAAAAGGG GGTGATTGTATCAGTGATGACATTTGAAGGCGAGGATTGCCGCCTTGCAGAGGTGGGCAGGCTGGCAGATCTGACCGGGGGAAGG ATCAACATTGTCAACATTGGCACTGTGGCTACAGAAATTCAGTCTGCTTTAGCAGACAATGTCATGGCAACTGGGGTCATGGCAACACTATTGGCACCTGATGGCGT GTATTTCCCCTTTGAAGATGATGATGCGCACAAACTGGTGAGAGAGATTGGAAATGTGACTGAAGGCTTAGAGATCACATTCCAGTTTGCTGTGAAACCGGACAAAGTGGAAA GTTTTCAGAGGAGGGACAGGATTCCCTTCCAGCTGCAGCTGGACTTCAGGACTCGCGACCTGCAGAGGGTCACCCGAGTCATCACTCAGCAGAGACGGGTGACGACCAGCAG CTGGGTGTGGGCGGGCAGTCTGAACATGGGCGTGCTCGGAGTTCACTGTGCACAGCTGTGTGCCAGACTCACTATGGAGGGAAGAGTGCTGGAGGCTCAGAATCAACTGCGCGCCCAGCAGGACTTGCTCAAAGACAtcag TCAGCAGAAGCCGAGTCctagagaggagagtgtgtatgGCAACTGGATCAGCACCATGAGCATGATCTGTGAGGACCTCACAGACAACAAG GAGAGTAGAGAGACCAAAGCTGACCATGTCCTGCCATCCTCTCCAGTCACG CCTCAGGAGCTCTCAGACGAAGCTGCTAAAGTGGTTTATCAAATGAAGAGGGCGAAAAGTGTCAGAAGTctaaagaaaccagaagcaAGGAAGAGCTGA